From a single Myxosarcina sp. GI1 genomic region:
- a CDS encoding phosphoribosyltransferase family protein — protein MMNFRTFDDMSSALSKKLNLIPRDIDLIVGIPRSGLIPANILALHLNLPLTDLDGLISGRMLGKGRTRAHTKQRVTVNDCRKVLVIDDSLWTGETIAMAKQKIDEANIPQEVIYAAVYVTSNTKDKVDLYFDICPFPRMFEWNFMHHGYLENACIDIDGVLCEDPTTQENDDGIKYLNFLENAKPLFLPTLPVGCLVTSRLEKYRPQTETWLKKYGVEYQKLCMLDLPDGETRKALNCHATFKSKIYRQTKSIIFIESELKQAIDIAKYSNKPVLCIETRRLIMPDNESFAQIEYRKMQIASKLKMLKRRLRPFRSNMSRLLQRK, from the coding sequence ATGATGAACTTTCGTACTTTTGACGATATGAGTTCTGCTTTGTCAAAAAAACTTAACTTAATTCCACGAGATATCGATTTAATAGTTGGTATCCCTCGGAGTGGATTAATTCCTGCTAATATCTTGGCTTTGCATCTCAATTTACCTTTAACAGATTTAGATGGTTTGATCTCGGGAAGAATGTTAGGTAAAGGCAGAACTCGCGCTCATACCAAACAAAGAGTTACTGTAAATGACTGCCGTAAAGTTTTGGTGATCGACGATAGCTTATGGACTGGCGAAACTATTGCTATGGCCAAGCAAAAAATTGATGAGGCTAACATACCTCAAGAAGTTATCTATGCGGCAGTTTATGTAACTTCTAATACCAAAGACAAAGTAGATCTTTACTTTGATATTTGTCCTTTTCCTAGAATGTTTGAGTGGAACTTCATGCATCATGGCTATCTTGAGAATGCCTGTATAGATATAGATGGAGTACTTTGCGAAGATCCTACTACTCAGGAAAATGATGATGGGATTAAATACCTGAACTTTTTAGAAAATGCCAAGCCATTGTTTCTTCCTACGCTGCCAGTTGGCTGTTTGGTAACTTCACGTTTGGAAAAATATAGACCTCAAACAGAAACATGGCTTAAAAAATATGGCGTAGAGTACCAAAAATTATGTATGTTAGATTTGCCCGATGGAGAAACTCGTAAAGCTTTGAATTGTCATGCTACTTTCAAATCTAAAATATATCGGCAAACCAAAAGCATAATTTTTATCGAAAGTGAGTTAAAACAAGCTATTGATATTGCCAAATATAGTAATAAACCAGTGCTTTGCATAGAAACTCGTAGATTGATTATGCCCGATAACGAGAGCTTTGCTCAGATTGAGTATAGAAAGATGCAAATTGCCTCTAAATTAAAAATGCTCAAAAGAAGACTGCGTCCGTTCCGCAGTAATATGTCTCGTCTACTACAACGAAAATAG
- a CDS encoding carbonic anhydrase — MKKLIRGLDEFRQNYVNTHQELLEQLSHGQKPRVLFITCSDSRVAPNLITNTDMGELFVIRNAGNIIPPYGSANGGEGGTIEYAINALGIEQVVICGHSHCGGMKGLLKLNELQEDMPLVYDWLRHAESTRRLVMENYPDYSGEELIETLVAENVLIQIDNLKTYPVVRARIHQGKLRIYAWIYRIETGEVLAYDAETHTYVPPMSQLMDDEDQNGDRSLAPSDKKRRSDSEFSSLTNIRGELDKLLAVNSPKSTKEAERAIGSLERLFARASRLGMTASELQNYHSLFSEPIQTWARKAYSHR, encoded by the coding sequence GTGAAAAAGTTAATTCGCGGTCTCGATGAATTTCGACAAAATTATGTAAATACTCACCAGGAGCTTTTAGAGCAGCTTTCTCACGGACAGAAGCCTAGAGTTTTGTTTATTACCTGTTCTGATTCTAGAGTAGCTCCAAATTTAATTACTAATACCGATATGGGAGAGCTATTTGTCATTCGTAATGCTGGCAATATTATTCCCCCTTATGGTTCGGCTAATGGCGGTGAAGGAGGCACTATTGAGTATGCAATCAATGCTTTAGGTATCGAACAGGTAGTAATTTGCGGACATTCTCACTGTGGCGGGATGAAAGGATTGCTGAAGCTCAATGAGCTTCAGGAAGATATGCCTTTAGTATATGACTGGTTGAGACATGCCGAATCTACACGCCGTTTGGTTATGGAAAACTATCCCGATTACTCTGGAGAGGAGTTGATTGAAACTTTAGTAGCGGAAAATGTTTTGATCCAGATCGATAATCTTAAAACATATCCTGTAGTAAGAGCCAGAATACATCAGGGTAAGCTGCGGATTTATGCCTGGATTTATCGCATTGAAACGGGAGAGGTTTTAGCGTATGATGCCGAAACTCATACTTACGTGCCTCCTATGAGTCAATTAATGGATGATGAAGACCAAAATGGCGATCGCTCTTTAGCTCCGTCCGATAAAAAACGACGTTCTGATTCAGAATTTTCTTCTTTAACTAATATTAGAGGCGAACTAGATAAACTATTAGCAGTTAATTCTCCTAAATCCACTAAAGAAGCCGAACGAGCCATAGGCTCATTAGAAAGATTGTTCGCTCGCGCCAGTAGATTAGGCATGACTGCCAGTGAACTACAAAACTATCATTCTTTATTTTCAGAACCAATTCAAACTTGGGCGAGAAAAGCTTATTCACATCGTTGA
- the aroA gene encoding 3-phosphoshikimate 1-carboxyvinyltransferase, whose protein sequence is MSSVITIHNRANSQQLAIAPPSSGIAVRGAIAIPGDKSISHRALMLGAIASGETIIEGLLLGEDPRSTANCFRAMGAQISELNTERVVVKGVGLGNLQEPAGVLDAGNSGTTIRLMLGLLASHPDRLFVVTGDSSLRSRPMSRVVTPLERMGATIWGRKQNSLAPLAVKGRKLKAINYLSPIASAQVKSCILLAGLMAEGNTTVIEPALSRDHSERMLKAFGAKLTVDPQTNSVTLIGQPQLTGQKVVVPGDISSAAFWLVAAAIVPDSELLITNVGINPTRTGILEALEMMEADITRENERIVAGEPVADLRVRYSQLKACTLKGSLIPRLIDEIPIIAVAAAFAEGTTVIKDAAELRVKESDRLAVMASELTKMGVKIGELPDGLEITGGNFLKGTDVDSYTDHRIAMSLAIAGLTAEGVTTIHRAEAASISYPNFVNTLQQVTT, encoded by the coding sequence ATGTCTTCTGTGATAACCATTCATAACCGCGCTAATTCTCAGCAATTAGCGATCGCCCCTCCTAGTTCGGGAATAGCAGTACGAGGAGCGATCGCCATACCAGGAGATAAATCAATTTCTCATCGTGCCTTGATGTTGGGAGCAATTGCCTCTGGAGAGACAATTATTGAAGGATTGCTATTAGGAGAAGACCCTCGCAGCACCGCTAACTGTTTTCGGGCGATGGGAGCGCAAATATCCGAACTAAATACCGAGCGAGTTGTGGTTAAAGGAGTCGGTTTGGGCAATTTGCAAGAACCTGCTGGCGTTTTGGATGCGGGTAATTCTGGAACTACGATACGGTTAATGCTGGGCTTATTGGCATCTCATCCCGACAGATTGTTTGTAGTTACGGGAGATAGTTCGTTGCGATCGCGTCCTATGTCTCGCGTGGTTACTCCCTTAGAACGCATGGGTGCAACTATCTGGGGACGCAAGCAAAATTCACTGGCTCCTTTAGCGGTCAAAGGCAGAAAGCTTAAAGCCATAAACTATTTATCTCCTATTGCTTCGGCACAGGTCAAGTCATGTATTTTGCTGGCGGGATTAATGGCAGAAGGCAATACTACAGTTATCGAACCAGCTTTGTCTCGCGACCACAGCGAACGAATGTTAAAGGCTTTTGGTGCCAAACTAACGGTAGACCCGCAAACTAATAGCGTTACTTTAATCGGACAACCTCAACTTACAGGACAAAAGGTCGTCGTTCCAGGTGATATTAGTTCTGCTGCCTTTTGGCTGGTGGCTGCGGCAATTGTGCCTGACTCAGAATTGTTAATTACTAATGTCGGAATTAATCCTACTCGCACTGGAATCTTAGAGGCTCTAGAAATGATGGAGGCAGATATTACTAGAGAAAACGAACGTATTGTAGCAGGCGAACCAGTTGCCGACTTGCGCGTCCGCTACAGCCAACTTAAAGCCTGCACTCTGAAAGGCAGTTTGATTCCCCGTCTCATCGATGAAATTCCAATTATAGCAGTGGCTGCTGCTTTTGCGGAGGGAACTACAGTTATTAAAGATGCAGCAGAGTTACGAGTCAAAGAGAGCGATCGCCTGGCAGTAATGGCATCAGAACTAACTAAAATGGGAGTAAAGATCGGCGAATTGCCCGATGGCTTGGAAATTACTGGCGGCAATTTTCTAAAGGGAACGGATGTCGATAGTTATACAGATCATCGTATTGCTATGAGTCTGGCGATCGCAGGTTTAACTGCCGAGGGGGTTACTACCATTCATCGCGCCGAAGCAGCCTCAATTTCTTATCCCAACTTCGTTAATACTTTACAGCAGGTAACCACCTGA